In Candidatus Polarisedimenticolia bacterium, one DNA window encodes the following:
- a CDS encoding polysaccharide deacetylase family protein, translated as MSVLKRVLSRLLIPVERAVTAALYPVCRLRESLSGTVKVPILMYHQVGPPVDGGPPRPDCVSPQSFERQMHAILDAGYRVIALHDLVRILDAGRLEDLRRSVVLTFDDGYRGQFVFACPVLQRLRLPSTFFVTTGIVGKPAFFPHLAIQPAQGGASPPLAWLPLSWDEVKEMARQGIDIGSHAVTHRSLGRLADGEAEIEVWLSKEALERRAGIRVDLFAYPFGSEAWGDFHRSLQDTLRRSGYRGACTRAIGRSGPGSDPLALPRIPMEERDGPFRVRCKLAGAFDWVGPFVSLWQRLTERDDPGKASIPLEADPALGIMTMPARIDARMPRAGR; from the coding sequence ATGTCGGTGCTGAAGCGCGTGCTCAGTAGGCTGCTCATCCCGGTCGAGCGGGCGGTCACCGCGGCCCTCTACCCCGTCTGCCGGCTCCGGGAATCTCTCTCCGGGACCGTGAAGGTCCCGATCCTCATGTATCACCAGGTCGGCCCTCCCGTGGACGGGGGACCGCCACGTCCCGATTGCGTGTCGCCGCAGAGCTTCGAAAGGCAGATGCACGCCATCCTGGACGCGGGGTACCGGGTCATCGCGCTGCACGACCTGGTGCGTATCCTGGATGCGGGCCGCCTCGAAGACCTGAGGCGTTCGGTGGTCCTGACCTTTGACGACGGCTACCGCGGTCAATTCGTGTTCGCCTGCCCGGTCCTGCAGCGCCTGCGGCTCCCCTCGACCTTCTTCGTGACCACCGGCATCGTCGGGAAGCCCGCTTTCTTTCCGCACCTCGCCATCCAGCCGGCGCAGGGCGGGGCCTCCCCTCCGCTCGCGTGGCTGCCGCTCTCCTGGGACGAGGTGAAGGAGATGGCACGTCAGGGCATCGACATCGGCTCGCACGCCGTCACGCACCGCTCGCTCGGCCGCCTGGCCGACGGCGAGGCCGAGATCGAAGTGTGGCTCTCGAAGGAAGCGCTGGAGCGGCGCGCCGGGATCCGGGTCGATCTCTTCGCCTATCCGTTCGGGTCCGAGGCCTGGGGCGATTTCCACCGGAGCCTCCAGGACACGCTGCGCCGCTCGGGATACCGCGGGGCGTGCACCCGGGCGATCGGCCGAAGCGGCCCCGGCTCCGATCCCCTGGCCCTGCCGCGCATCCCGATGGAGGAGCGGGACGGCCCGTTCCGCGTCCGCTGCAAGCTCGCGGGCGCCTTCGACTGGGTCGGCCCATTCGTCTCGCTCTGGCAACGATTGACGGAGCGGGACGATCCGGGGAAGGCGTCGATCCCCCTCGAGGCGGATCCCGCCCTCGGGATCATGACGATGCCGGCACGAATCGATGCGCGCATGCCGCGCGCGGGGCGGTGA
- the asnB gene encoding asparagine synthase (glutamine-hydrolyzing), with the protein MCGIAGILNFSSDLAVDEARLRRMRDTLRHRGPDGEGLFIEGSVGLGHRRLAIVDLASGAQPMANEDGTILVVCNGEIYNHPDLRPELEARGHRYRTRSDTETILHLYEEEGERCVERLRGMFAFALWDRRRRRLLLARDRLGIKPLYYARTGQGLLFGSEIKAILEAAPFPAELNEAILPEFLANRFVSGGETFFKGVSKLLPGRTLTWSLDEGLRERRYWSHPVESPAPRAGLGDEAAALRERLREVVRIHLMSDVPVGVFLSGGLDSSGLLGLMTSMAEAPVRTFSVGFSELEANELPYARLAAGSAGAEHRDISVSARQFFAALPYLVWHEDEPIAFPSSVPLYFVSRLAAEHVKVVLTGEGADELFLGYNRYRIAAWNWRLAAAWAAVLPGGARGAIGRGVGSLPPSIRRYARRSFLALPPGARSHVYENFAVFPEAVQHRLFPEAGRSGRRDPYAAVLPLYEQAPGDPPGRMAHADMQTYLVELLMKQDQMSMAASIESRVPFLDHELVEHVAALPRNLKLRGLRTKAILREALKDLVPRPILARRKMGFPVPVGRWLRGPFRPLLQEFVLGARALERGRFDPSFLQRLVAEHVVGSADHGDRLWLLLNLEIWQRIFVEGQDPAALAPPGSRPSQGRRALMKEGGVSHVGAEARAQ; encoded by the coding sequence ATGTGCGGGATTGCCGGCATCCTCAACTTCTCTTCGGATCTCGCCGTGGACGAAGCGCGGCTGCGGCGCATGCGGGACACTCTGCGTCACCGCGGACCGGACGGAGAGGGGCTCTTCATCGAGGGATCGGTGGGGCTCGGCCACCGCCGGCTGGCGATCGTGGATCTGGCTTCCGGCGCCCAGCCGATGGCCAACGAGGACGGCACGATCCTCGTCGTCTGCAACGGCGAGATCTACAACCACCCGGACCTGCGCCCCGAGCTGGAAGCGCGCGGACACCGGTACCGCACCCGCAGCGACACGGAGACCATCCTGCACCTCTACGAAGAGGAGGGGGAGCGCTGCGTCGAGCGCCTGCGCGGCATGTTCGCCTTCGCCCTGTGGGACCGCAGACGCCGCCGGCTGCTCCTGGCCCGGGATCGCCTGGGGATCAAGCCTCTCTACTACGCGCGCACCGGCCAGGGCCTGCTGTTCGGGTCCGAGATCAAGGCGATCCTCGAGGCGGCGCCGTTCCCGGCCGAGCTGAACGAGGCCATCCTCCCGGAGTTCCTCGCGAACCGGTTCGTCTCGGGCGGGGAGACCTTCTTCAAGGGCGTGAGCAAGCTCCTCCCCGGCAGGACGCTCACCTGGTCGCTCGACGAGGGACTTCGGGAGCGCCGTTACTGGTCCCACCCCGTCGAGAGCCCGGCTCCCCGCGCCGGTCTCGGGGACGAAGCGGCGGCCCTGCGCGAGCGGCTGCGGGAGGTGGTGCGCATCCACCTCATGAGCGACGTGCCGGTCGGAGTGTTCCTCTCGGGCGGCCTCGATTCGAGCGGGCTCCTGGGGCTCATGACCTCGATGGCAGAAGCTCCGGTTCGCACGTTCTCCGTCGGCTTTTCCGAGCTCGAGGCGAACGAGCTCCCCTACGCCCGCCTGGCGGCGGGCTCCGCCGGGGCGGAGCACCGCGACATCAGCGTGTCGGCGCGGCAGTTCTTCGCCGCACTGCCGTACCTGGTCTGGCATGAGGACGAGCCGATCGCCTTCCCCTCCAGCGTGCCGCTCTACTTCGTCTCCCGCCTGGCCGCGGAGCACGTCAAGGTGGTCCTGACCGGCGAAGGGGCGGACGAGCTGTTCCTGGGATACAACCGCTACCGGATCGCGGCCTGGAACTGGCGGCTGGCGGCCGCCTGGGCCGCCGTGCTCCCGGGAGGCGCCCGGGGGGCGATCGGCCGGGGCGTGGGGAGCCTTCCCCCCTCGATCCGTCGTTACGCCCGCCGGAGCTTCCTGGCGCTTCCGCCCGGCGCGCGCAGTCACGTCTACGAGAATTTCGCGGTCTTCCCCGAGGCCGTGCAGCATCGCCTCTTCCCGGAGGCCGGCCGGTCCGGCAGGCGGGACCCGTACGCCGCGGTCCTGCCCCTGTACGAGCAGGCCCCGGGCGATCCGCCCGGCCGCATGGCCCACGCCGACATGCAGACCTATCTGGTGGAGCTGCTCATGAAGCAGGACCAGATGAGCATGGCGGCGTCCATCGAGAGCCGGGTGCCGTTCCTGGACCACGAGCTCGTCGAGCACGTGGCGGCGCTCCCCCGGAACCTGAAGCTCCGGGGCCTCAGGACCAAGGCGATCCTGCGCGAGGCGCTCAAGGACCTCGTGCCGCGGCCCATCCTGGCGCGCCGCAAGATGGGATTCCCCGTCCCGGTGGGGCGCTGGCTGAGGGGGCCCTTCCGGCCGCTCCTCCAGGAATTCGTCCTCGGCGCGCGCGCCCTGGAGCGGGGCCGCTTCGATCCGTCATTCCTGCAGCGCCTGGTGGCGGAGCACGTGGTCGGGAGCGCGGATCACGGCGATCGGCTCTGGCTGTTGCTGAACCTGGAAATCTGGCAGCGCATCTTCGTCGAGGGACAGGACCCGGCCGCCCTGGCACCGCCCGGAAGCCGGCCGTCCCAGGGGCGCAGGGCGCTCATGAAGGAAGGAGGCGTCTCGCATGTCGGTGCTGAAGCGCGTGCTCAGTAG
- a CDS encoding alginate lyase family protein produces the protein MRLDRLLRMGPPEVAERGRQQARKWLDRSRASARSPGREDPGRLFRIVAGLVAPANGSSESARRAAAAALLERFREGGAARFFAGATDAATPAIVRQRMPEEARQLQAEAGTIRGGRFNLLGYRGLSFGDPIDWRLDPVSGRRSPLLHWSRLDPLDPEEAGDCKIVWELNRHQWLVRLGQAFRLTGDEKHALLSARLLGDWLMENPPGLGINWASSLEVALRLVSWSWALHLLRDSRALTPDFFLEMLGAIHDHAAHVERYLSRYFSPNTHLTGEALGLFYAGAIFPELRAAARWRTLGSGILVEESRRQVLPDGVHFELSTCYHVYTIDILLHFLVLAGRIGLEVPADVSRTVQRMLDFLLAVRRPDGSIPPIGDGDGGLILPLARRRPDEARSLFSIAAALFHRPDYAWAAKGPSPETVWLLGPEGLDAFEALQPEPPAAPPSRLFPSGGYAVMADGWAPDAHHLIFDTGPLGCPVSGAHGHADLLSLQLSAFGKLFLPDPGTYCYTPEPRWRDHFRGTSAHSTVVIDGQEQAEPAGPFSWRARPRAQLRRFTSNAEFDFADADHDAYGRLPDPVIHRRRVLFARRRYWLVVDDILGAADHTVELRFQFAPMVVTVGADLWARAWGCGRHDLHVRPFSTVPLEASVRERNEEPIEGWIAPAYGARSGAPALVYRARTRLPLRIVTLLLPTRHPLSAPPIVSPLLSGGSGPVGVLFREPRESVRFDEDGYSVERA, from the coding sequence GTGAGGCTCGACCGGCTTCTGCGCATGGGGCCGCCGGAGGTGGCGGAGCGCGGCCGGCAGCAGGCCCGCAAATGGCTGGATCGATCGCGGGCCTCCGCCCGGAGCCCCGGCCGGGAGGATCCCGGGCGCCTGTTCCGCATCGTGGCGGGCCTCGTGGCTCCGGCGAATGGCTCGAGCGAGTCCGCCCGTCGCGCGGCCGCGGCCGCCCTCCTGGAGCGCTTCCGGGAGGGGGGGGCCGCCCGATTCTTCGCCGGCGCCACCGACGCCGCCACCCCCGCGATCGTGCGACAGCGGATGCCCGAGGAAGCCAGGCAGCTCCAGGCCGAGGCCGGGACGATCCGGGGAGGACGCTTCAACCTCCTCGGCTATCGCGGACTCTCGTTTGGCGACCCGATCGACTGGCGCCTGGATCCGGTCTCCGGGCGCCGGTCCCCGCTTCTGCACTGGAGCCGCCTCGATCCTCTCGATCCCGAGGAGGCCGGGGACTGCAAGATCGTCTGGGAGCTCAACCGCCACCAGTGGCTGGTCCGTCTCGGCCAGGCGTTCCGCCTGACCGGAGACGAGAAGCACGCCCTCCTGTCCGCCCGGCTCCTTGGCGACTGGCTGATGGAGAATCCGCCGGGCCTCGGGATCAACTGGGCCAGCAGCCTGGAGGTCGCCCTGCGCCTGGTCTCCTGGTCCTGGGCGCTCCATCTCCTGCGCGACTCCAGAGCCCTCACGCCGGACTTCTTCCTGGAGATGCTCGGGGCGATTCACGACCACGCGGCGCACGTCGAGAGGTACCTGTCCCGCTACTTCTCGCCGAACACCCACCTCACCGGCGAGGCGCTCGGCCTGTTTTATGCCGGCGCGATCTTCCCGGAGCTGCGCGCCGCGGCGCGCTGGCGGACCCTGGGGTCGGGCATTCTCGTGGAGGAGAGCCGCAGGCAGGTGCTGCCGGACGGGGTGCACTTCGAGCTGTCCACCTGCTACCACGTGTACACCATCGACATCCTGCTCCACTTCCTGGTCCTCGCGGGTCGAATAGGCCTGGAGGTCCCGGCGGACGTCTCCCGGACGGTGCAGCGGATGCTCGATTTCCTCCTGGCCGTCAGGCGTCCCGATGGATCGATCCCGCCGATCGGCGACGGCGACGGCGGTCTGATCCTGCCGCTCGCCCGGCGGCGGCCGGACGAGGCGCGGAGCCTCTTCTCGATCGCGGCCGCCCTGTTCCACAGGCCCGACTATGCCTGGGCGGCGAAGGGACCCTCTCCCGAGACGGTGTGGCTCCTGGGACCGGAAGGGCTGGACGCCTTCGAGGCGCTCCAGCCGGAGCCGCCGGCGGCACCCCCCTCGCGACTCTTCCCGAGCGGCGGGTACGCCGTGATGGCGGACGGCTGGGCTCCCGACGCCCACCACCTGATCTTCGACACGGGCCCTCTCGGCTGCCCCGTCAGCGGGGCTCACGGGCACGCCGATCTCCTGAGTCTCCAGCTGAGCGCGTTCGGCAAGCTCTTCCTCCCCGACCCGGGGACCTACTGCTACACCCCCGAGCCGCGCTGGCGCGACCACTTCCGCGGCACCTCGGCGCACAGCACCGTGGTCATCGACGGCCAGGAACAGGCGGAGCCGGCAGGCCCCTTCTCCTGGCGCGCCCGGCCGCGGGCGCAACTCCGCCGCTTCACGTCCAACGCCGAGTTCGACTTCGCGGACGCCGATCACGACGCCTACGGACGTCTTCCAGACCCGGTGATCCACCGCCGCCGGGTGCTGTTCGCCAGGCGGCGGTACTGGCTCGTGGTCGATGACATTCTCGGGGCGGCCGACCACACCGTGGAGCTCCGCTTCCAGTTCGCGCCGATGGTCGTCACCGTGGGTGCGGATCTCTGGGCCCGGGCCTGGGGCTGCGGCCGCCACGACCTGCACGTCCGGCCGTTCTCCACCGTGCCGCTCGAGGCCTCCGTCCGCGAGAGGAACGAAGAGCCGATCGAGGGCTGGATCGCTCCGGCCTACGGCGCCCGCAGCGGCGCCCCGGCCCTGGTCTATCGCGCCCGGACCCGCCTGCCGCTGCGGATCGTGACGCTTCTCCTTCCCACGCGGCATCCGCTCTCCGCCCCGCCGATCGTGTCCCCGCTGCTCTCCGGCGGCAGCGGCCCGGTCGGGGTCCTCTTCCGGGAGCCGCGCGAGTCGGTGCGCTTCGACGAGGACGGCTACTCGGTGGAGCGCGCCTGA
- a CDS encoding glycosyltransferase family 4 protein produces the protein MSVETVPGPRPQLPRIAVVAASLDILGGQGIQAGALERALLAEGAEVRFIPVNPKFPRGLGWLRRWPGLRTILNEALYVGGLAGLRRADVAHVFSASYWSFLLGPAPAMLLARALGKRVVLHYHSGEAEDHLARWGVRVHPWLRLADEIVVPSEFLRGVFQRHGYRPRVIRNVVELSQFRYRERLPLRPRLLSARNLEPHYRVDDTLRAFALVRARHPEATLTVVGYGSQEKELRRLAARLGAAGIRFAGRVEPEAIPRLHDECDIFLNSSVVDNQPVSILEAFASGLPVVSTPTGDIQAMVRHDETGLLVPPRDPAAMAAAVLRLLGDHDLALRLVRRARREAADYAWPRVREAWQAVYLGRAA, from the coding sequence ATGAGCGTCGAAACGGTGCCCGGGCCTCGTCCGCAGCTTCCCCGGATCGCCGTCGTGGCGGCAAGCCTCGACATCCTGGGCGGGCAGGGGATCCAGGCGGGCGCCCTGGAGCGGGCCCTCCTGGCGGAGGGGGCCGAGGTCCGCTTCATCCCAGTCAACCCGAAGTTCCCGCGCGGGCTCGGCTGGCTGCGCCGCTGGCCCGGCCTCAGGACCATCCTGAACGAGGCGCTCTACGTCGGAGGCCTCGCCGGGCTGCGCCGCGCCGACGTGGCGCACGTCTTCTCGGCCTCCTACTGGTCGTTCCTCCTGGGCCCCGCCCCCGCGATGCTCCTGGCGCGCGCTCTCGGCAAGCGCGTGGTGCTCCACTATCACAGCGGCGAGGCCGAGGATCACCTGGCGCGCTGGGGAGTCAGGGTCCACCCCTGGCTGCGCCTTGCGGACGAGATCGTCGTCCCGTCCGAGTTCCTCCGGGGAGTGTTCCAGCGTCACGGCTACCGCCCGCGCGTCATCCGGAACGTGGTGGAGCTGTCGCAGTTCCGCTACCGCGAGCGCCTCCCCCTGCGCCCGCGCCTCCTGTCCGCCCGAAACCTCGAGCCCCATTACCGGGTGGACGACACCCTCCGGGCATTCGCCCTGGTCCGCGCCCGCCACCCCGAGGCGACCCTCACCGTCGTCGGCTACGGCAGCCAGGAGAAGGAGCTGCGGCGGCTCGCGGCCCGGCTGGGCGCGGCGGGCATCCGGTTCGCGGGCCGGGTGGAGCCCGAAGCGATCCCCCGCCTGCACGACGAATGCGACATCTTCCTGAACTCCTCCGTCGTCGACAACCAGCCGGTCTCCATCCTGGAGGCGTTCGCCTCCGGCCTTCCGGTCGTGTCGACGCCGACGGGGGACATCCAGGCGATGGTGCGGCACGACGAGACCGGACTCCTCGTCCCCCCGCGGGATCCCGCCGCCATGGCGGCGGCCGTCCTTCGTCTTCTCGGCGATCACGACCTGGCGCTGCGGCTGGTCCGGCGCGCCCGGCGCGAGGCCGCGGACTACGCCTGGCCGCGGGTGCGCGAGGCCTGGCAGGCGGTCTACCTGGGACGGGCGGCGTGA
- the asnB gene encoding asparagine synthase (glutamine-hydrolyzing) has translation MCGIAGIVSLDGRPVDPREVRAMCRVMAHRGPDDEGLYAGRGAVLGMRRLSIIDLEAGHQPLGSEDESVWGVCNGEIYNFRELRADLLRRGHTFLTGSDSEVIVHLFEEHGKGCVEKLRGMFALAVWDERRAELLLARDRLGIKPLYYSVSGGRLAFASELKAILQLERIERRLSWGAVNHLFTSLCTPAAQSIVEGVRKLEPGHLLLASAERGIRIERYWDVSFGADAGRDETGLVERLRGLLDESVRLHMVSDVPVGAFLSGGIDSSSVVAIMAGQASGPVKTFSIGFDEQDYDELRYARQVAERYDTEHYELVVTPDAVDLVDDLAWFLDEPFGDSSALPTFMVSRLASQFVKVVLSGDGGDELFAGYDRYRVEGRERRYEMIPRPLRGALGALAGWMPETMRGRNLLRHLSLHGPERYLDAVTLFRAEEKRRLFRPAAFEMLSLEDPWQAEAEWLQRSSGDWLSALQYLDIKSYLPLDILTKVDRMSMAHGLETRVPLLDHRLVEFAATIPADLRLRDGVTKHILKRAMRGLLPDSIIDRPKQGFAVPLGRWFRGRLDGFVRDLLLSTRSRSRGILSETYVERLIERHGAGRPLDLQLWTLISFELWCRTFLDSRTPRFEATSAAPRVAAAPHSGTGVPA, from the coding sequence ATGTGCGGCATCGCCGGGATCGTGAGCCTCGACGGCCGGCCCGTGGATCCGAGGGAGGTCCGGGCCATGTGCCGGGTGATGGCGCATCGCGGCCCGGACGACGAGGGACTCTACGCCGGCCGCGGGGCCGTGCTCGGCATGCGCCGGCTCAGCATCATCGACCTCGAGGCCGGGCACCAGCCCCTGGGGAGCGAGGACGAGTCGGTGTGGGGCGTGTGCAACGGCGAGATCTACAACTTCCGTGAGCTGCGCGCCGACCTTCTGCGCCGCGGCCACACGTTCCTGACCGGCTCGGACTCGGAGGTCATCGTGCACCTCTTCGAGGAGCACGGGAAGGGGTGCGTCGAGAAGCTGCGCGGCATGTTCGCCCTGGCGGTGTGGGACGAGCGGCGCGCGGAGCTCCTTCTCGCCCGCGACCGGCTGGGGATCAAGCCCCTGTACTACTCCGTGTCGGGCGGCCGGCTCGCCTTCGCGTCCGAGCTGAAGGCGATCCTGCAGCTCGAAAGGATCGAACGCCGCCTGAGCTGGGGCGCGGTCAACCACCTGTTCACCTCCCTCTGCACGCCCGCGGCGCAGAGCATCGTGGAGGGGGTGCGCAAGCTCGAGCCCGGCCATCTGCTGCTCGCCTCCGCGGAACGGGGGATCCGCATCGAGCGCTACTGGGACGTGTCGTTCGGGGCCGACGCGGGCCGCGACGAGACGGGGCTCGTGGAGCGTTTGCGGGGGCTGCTCGACGAGTCGGTCCGCCTCCACATGGTCAGCGACGTCCCGGTGGGCGCCTTCCTGAGCGGCGGCATCGACTCGAGCTCCGTGGTGGCGATCATGGCGGGCCAGGCCTCCGGTCCGGTGAAGACCTTCTCGATCGGCTTCGACGAGCAGGACTACGACGAGCTGCGCTATGCGCGGCAGGTGGCGGAGCGCTACGACACGGAGCACTACGAGCTGGTCGTCACCCCGGACGCGGTGGACCTGGTGGACGACCTGGCGTGGTTCCTGGACGAGCCGTTCGGCGATTCGTCGGCCCTCCCGACGTTCATGGTGTCGCGCCTGGCGTCGCAGTTCGTGAAGGTCGTCCTGTCGGGGGACGGCGGCGACGAGCTGTTCGCGGGATACGACAGGTACCGGGTCGAGGGGCGCGAGAGGCGCTACGAGATGATCCCGCGGCCGCTCCGGGGGGCGCTCGGCGCCCTGGCCGGCTGGATGCCCGAGACGATGCGGGGCAGGAACCTACTGCGGCACCTGTCGCTGCACGGCCCCGAGCGCTACCTGGACGCCGTCACGCTGTTCCGCGCGGAGGAGAAGCGGCGCCTGTTCCGGCCCGCGGCGTTCGAGATGCTCTCCCTCGAGGATCCGTGGCAGGCCGAGGCGGAGTGGCTTCAGCGCTCGAGCGGCGACTGGCTGTCGGCCCTGCAGTACCTGGACATCAAGTCCTACCTGCCTCTCGACATCCTGACCAAGGTCGACCGGATGAGCATGGCCCACGGCCTCGAGACGCGGGTGCCGCTTCTCGACCACAGGCTCGTCGAGTTCGCGGCGACCATCCCCGCCGACCTCCGGCTGCGCGACGGCGTCACCAAGCACATCCTCAAGCGCGCCATGAGGGGGCTCCTGCCCGACTCGATCATCGATCGGCCGAAGCAGGGGTTCGCCGTCCCGCTCGGGAGATGGTTCAGGGGGCGGCTCGACGGGTTCGTCCGCGACCTGCTGCTCTCGACCAGGAGCCGCAGCCGCGGGATCCTCAGCGAGACGTACGTCGAGCGGCTCATCGAGCGGCACGGCGCCGGGCGGCCGCTCGATCTTCAGCTGTGGACCCTGATCTCGTTCGAGCTCTGGTGCCGGACCTTCCTCGACAGCCGGACCCCGAGGTTCGAGGCGACCTCCGCCGCGCCACGGGTCGCGGCGGCTCCCCATTCCGGAACCGGGGTCCCAGCATGA
- a CDS encoding oligosaccharide flippase family protein, giving the protein MNSTLKPALALMSGRLIGTVIAFAIPVVLVRLFDQAAFGTYKQLFLVCATLYGIAQCGMAESLFYFLPSDPRRAGRYAMNALVVLAAVGGACLLLLWAGRFRVATWLGNDALAAGLPWIGAHLALMLASAALEIVLTARGRYAGAAATYAASDIVRTALCLAPALLLRSLEGVLIGATAFAALRFGAAIVALRREFGDELRFDASLLGTQLAYALPFELAVLVEILQGNLHQYAVSLRFDAAAFAVYSVGCLQVPLVDLVAGSTCNVMMVRMSEELRDGRREAALLEWHGAVRRLALVFLPLVGALLLNARDLIVLLFTQAYLASVPIFMLWAGAFLLAALPVDGVLRVYADTRFLFVLGALKLAFIAATVGWFLGRFHLEGGVLVTLVATLFGKTLALGRIAGRLKTGVAMLLPWRGLAAILGSTLAAGLPALLVKEAAGLAPLPSILASGLVFAAAYAALAGAFHLFGPGDRLVAVPEAPK; this is encoded by the coding sequence ATGAATTCGACGCTCAAGCCCGCCCTGGCCCTGATGTCGGGCCGCCTGATCGGGACGGTGATCGCCTTCGCGATCCCCGTGGTCCTCGTCCGCCTCTTCGACCAGGCCGCCTTCGGCACGTACAAGCAACTGTTCCTGGTGTGCGCCACCCTGTACGGCATCGCCCAGTGCGGCATGGCGGAGAGCCTGTTCTACTTCCTTCCCTCGGATCCGAGGCGGGCCGGCCGCTACGCCATGAACGCGCTCGTGGTCCTCGCGGCGGTCGGGGGGGCGTGCCTCCTCCTCCTGTGGGCCGGCCGGTTCCGCGTCGCCACCTGGCTCGGGAACGACGCCCTGGCCGCGGGGCTCCCCTGGATCGGCGCCCACCTGGCCCTCATGCTGGCCTCCGCCGCGCTCGAGATCGTCCTCACGGCGCGCGGGCGCTACGCCGGGGCCGCCGCGACGTACGCGGCGTCGGACATCGTCCGCACGGCGCTCTGCCTGGCGCCGGCGCTCCTGCTGCGCAGCCTCGAAGGGGTGCTGATCGGGGCGACGGCGTTCGCGGCGCTCCGGTTCGGCGCGGCGATCGTGGCGCTGCGCCGGGAGTTCGGCGACGAGCTGCGGTTCGACGCCTCGCTCCTCGGGACGCAGCTCGCCTACGCGCTCCCGTTCGAGTTGGCGGTCCTGGTCGAGATCCTGCAGGGGAACCTGCACCAGTACGCCGTCTCCCTGCGCTTCGATGCCGCCGCCTTCGCCGTCTACTCCGTGGGATGCCTTCAGGTGCCGCTGGTGGACCTGGTTGCCGGGTCGACCTGCAACGTCATGATGGTCCGGATGTCGGAGGAGCTGCGGGACGGCCGCAGGGAGGCGGCGCTCCTCGAGTGGCACGGCGCGGTCCGCAGGCTGGCCCTGGTGTTCCTCCCCCTGGTCGGCGCGCTGCTCCTGAACGCCCGCGACCTGATCGTCCTCCTGTTCACCCAGGCCTACCTGGCGAGCGTGCCGATCTTCATGCTGTGGGCCGGGGCCTTCCTCCTGGCCGCCCTGCCGGTGGACGGCGTGCTCCGGGTCTACGCGGACACGCGCTTCCTCTTCGTCCTGGGGGCCCTGAAGCTGGCCTTCATCGCCGCCACGGTCGGATGGTTCCTCGGCCGCTTTCATCTCGAGGGAGGGGTTCTGGTCACCCTCGTGGCGACGCTGTTCGGAAAGACGCTCGCCCTGGGGCGGATCGCCGGGCGTCTGAAGACGGGAGTCGCGATGCTTCTCCCCTGGCGGGGCCTCGCCGCGATCCTCGGATCGACGCTGGCCGCGGGCCTCCCCGCGCTCCTCGTGAAGGAGGCCGCGGGGCTCGCGCCGCTCCCCTCGATCCTGGCGAGCGGGCTGGTCTTCGCGGCGGCGTACGCGGCGCTCGCCGGCGCATTCCACCTGTTCGGCCCGGGCGATCGGCTGGTCGCCGTCCCGGAGGCTCCGAAGTAG
- a CDS encoding polysaccharide deacetylase family protein, with the protein MKSGLANGMRFTGASLAMRTLNGWSGRPFIVGYHRVVEDFARAAEDSIPSTLISRAMLERQIEWIGRRFELASLDEIESRLTRRARWRLPAAAITFDDGYADVYEQAFPLLRARGIPAAVFVVSDLIGTGTPPLFDRMHHLLARAWTRWPDPVRGLAPLVADRGLDLLRAAGGNSVPPDPQVVLRILLESMTHSALERLASALVAEVGWDEKVVARHRPLTWEMIREMRDAGITIGSHSRTHPLLTLEDRGRVREETAGSRRDLEARLGASVRHFAYPNGWFDGRTLEAVEAAGYRCAYTSCHHRDSGRPLLTLPRVLLWENAGLGISGTFSPAVMGCQADGTLPRVSGCPLVHWN; encoded by the coding sequence GTGAAATCGGGGCTGGCCAACGGGATGCGCTTCACCGGCGCGAGCCTCGCGATGCGGACCCTGAACGGCTGGTCGGGCCGCCCATTCATCGTGGGTTACCACCGGGTGGTCGAGGACTTCGCGCGGGCCGCCGAGGACTCGATCCCCTCGACCCTGATCAGCCGGGCCATGCTGGAGCGGCAGATCGAGTGGATCGGCCGCCGCTTCGAGCTCGCCTCCCTGGACGAGATCGAATCGCGGCTGACGCGGCGCGCGCGCTGGCGCCTGCCGGCGGCGGCCATCACCTTCGATGACGGCTACGCCGACGTGTACGAGCAGGCGTTTCCCCTGCTCAGGGCACGGGGGATTCCCGCGGCCGTCTTCGTGGTCTCGGACCTGATCGGCACCGGGACGCCGCCGCTCTTCGACCGGATGCATCACCTGCTGGCTCGGGCGTGGACACGCTGGCCGGATCCGGTCCGGGGCCTGGCCCCCCTCGTCGCGGACCGTGGCCTGGATCTTCTGCGCGCGGCCGGCGGGAACTCGGTCCCTCCCGATCCGCAAGTGGTCCTGCGCATCCTGCTCGAGAGCATGACGCATTCTGCCCTCGAGCGCCTGGCCTCGGCCCTCGTCGCCGAGGTGGGATGGGATGAGAAGGTCGTGGCCCGGCACCGTCCCCTGACCTGGGAGATGATCCGCGAGATGCGCGACGCCGGGATCACCATCGGCTCGCACAGCAGGACGCACCCGCTTCTGACCCTGGAGGATCGGGGCAGGGTGCGGGAGGAGACCGCCGGATCGCGCCGCGACCTCGAGGCCCGGCTGGGCGCCTCCGTCCGTCATTTCGCCTACCCGAACGGCTGGTTCGACGGAAGGACGCTCGAGGCGGTCGAGGCGGCCGGCTATCGCTGCGCCTACACCTCGTGCCACCACCGCGATTCCGGCCGTCCGCTCCTGACCCTGCCGCGCGTCCTGCTGTGGGAAAACGCCGGCCTGGGAATCTCCGGAACGTTCTCGCCCGCCGTGATGGGCTGCCAGGCCGACGGCACCCTCCCGCGGGTGTCCGGCTGCCCGCTGGTGCACTGGAACTGA